One part of the Streptomyces nigra genome encodes these proteins:
- a CDS encoding FAD-dependent monooxygenase, translating into MFLSIRACREGSTVDTDVIVVGAGPTGLMLAGELRLGGARVVVVEKLAEPTGQSRGLGFTARAMEVFDQRGLLPRFGTLEKSPMGHFGGIQFDYTVLEDAHFGARGVPQSQTEAVLEEWAGELGADVRRGWELTKLSEDGHGVEIVAATPDGEQRLRAAYLVGCDGGQSVVRRAAGFDFPGLPATRRMYLADVTGCAIRPRFLGERLEHGMVMAAPLAPGVDRIIVCEHGTPAGDRPQAVEFDEVAAAWERITGESLAGGGADWVSSFTDATRQVSAYRKGRVLLAGDAAHVHLPAGGQGLSTGVQDAVNLGWKLAAVARGRAPEALLDTYHDERHPVGARLLMNTRAQGMIFLGGPEADPARAVFGELMELEEVRRRLAGIVSHLDITYDLGPGTHPLLGRRLPPRPLELPDGTRTGTADLLHPARGVLLDLAGDPAPRETAARWPDTVTVVTARSEDPDAFAGATALLVRPDGHVAWAAGGDSARDDVAVGIDRLVQSLHHWFGSPEVA; encoded by the coding sequence ATGTTCCTATCGATTCGGGCGTGCAGAGAGGGAAGCACTGTGGACACGGATGTGATCGTCGTCGGTGCGGGGCCGACCGGCCTCATGCTGGCCGGAGAACTGCGGCTGGGCGGAGCCCGGGTCGTGGTCGTGGAGAAGCTGGCCGAGCCGACCGGGCAGTCCCGCGGACTCGGCTTCACCGCCCGCGCCATGGAGGTGTTCGACCAGCGGGGCCTGCTCCCGCGCTTCGGAACGCTGGAGAAGAGCCCGATGGGCCACTTCGGCGGCATCCAGTTCGACTACACCGTCCTGGAGGACGCCCACTTCGGCGCGCGGGGCGTCCCGCAGTCGCAGACGGAGGCCGTCCTGGAGGAGTGGGCCGGTGAGCTGGGCGCCGACGTCCGCCGCGGCTGGGAGCTGACCAAGCTGTCCGAGGACGGCCACGGCGTCGAGATCGTCGCGGCGACCCCCGACGGCGAACAGCGGCTGCGCGCCGCCTATCTGGTCGGCTGCGACGGCGGCCAGAGCGTCGTACGCCGGGCGGCCGGCTTCGACTTCCCCGGGCTGCCCGCCACCCGCCGGATGTATCTGGCCGACGTCACCGGCTGCGCCATCCGCCCCCGCTTCCTGGGCGAGCGGCTGGAACACGGCATGGTGATGGCCGCCCCGCTCGCGCCCGGCGTCGACCGCATCATCGTCTGCGAGCACGGCACCCCCGCCGGGGACCGCCCGCAGGCCGTCGAGTTCGACGAGGTCGCCGCCGCCTGGGAGCGCATCACCGGCGAGTCCCTCGCGGGCGGCGGCGCCGACTGGGTCAGCTCCTTCACGGACGCCACCCGGCAGGTCTCCGCCTACCGCAAGGGCCGTGTCCTGCTCGCCGGGGACGCCGCGCACGTCCATCTCCCGGCCGGCGGCCAGGGGCTCAGCACAGGTGTGCAGGACGCCGTCAACCTGGGCTGGAAGCTGGCCGCGGTGGCCCGCGGCCGGGCCCCCGAGGCGCTGCTCGACACCTACCACGACGAACGGCACCCGGTCGGCGCCCGCCTGCTGATGAACACCCGCGCCCAGGGCATGATCTTCCTCGGCGGCCCCGAGGCCGACCCCGCCCGAGCCGTCTTCGGCGAGCTGATGGAGCTGGAGGAGGTCCGCCGCCGCCTCGCCGGGATCGTCAGCCACCTCGACATCACCTACGACCTCGGCCCCGGCACCCACCCCCTGCTCGGCCGCCGCCTCCCCCCGCGCCCGCTGGAGCTGCCCGACGGCACCCGCACCGGCACCGCCGACCTGCTCCACCCGGCCCGCGGCGTCCTGCTCGACCTGGCCGGCGACCCCGCCCCGCGCGAGACCGCGGCCCGCTGGCCCGACACCGTCACCGTGGTCACCGCCCGCTCCGAGGACCCCGACGCCTTCGCCGGGGCCACCGCCCTCCTCGTCCGCCCCGACGGCCACGTGGCCTGGGCGGCCGGCGGCGACAGCGCGCGGGACGACGTGGCCGTCGGCATCGACCGTCTCGTCCAGTCCCTGCACCACTGGTTCGGCAGCCCGGAGGTGGCGTAA
- a CDS encoding FAD-dependent monooxygenase: MATDTSPGSRVVVVGAGPVGLFLAGELRLGGADVVVLERLRSPTTESRASTLHARTAELFDCRGLLDALGDPPREPRGHFGGVPMDLTVPGPYSGQWKVPQTRTEELLQDWARALGADVRRGWEVRGLDQSDAHVELTVAAPDGERRLRAAYVVACDGEDSTVRALTGAAFPGSPAGRELLRADIAGVDIPNRRFERREHGLAIAAKMPGGTTRVMVHAFGRPARPRTGPPAFTEVVDVWRHVTGEDLGAGRPVWLNAFGDANQQLEQYRHGRVLFAGDAAHRQMPSGGQALNLGLQDAANLGWKLAAVARGRAPEALLDTYHDERHAVGRRVLANIRAQALLLLGGPEVEPARALLAELIEAGPTRDHLAAMITGLDIRHPVGGGTHPLLGARLPLGTLPAPDGPVGVAEALRDGRGLLLVADSARAELRWLGKIWADRVTPVAVRAGVDAPLHGAEGLLVRPDGHVAWAGADPWAATAAIRHWFGRPDPGL; this comes from the coding sequence ATGGCCACCGACACCTCCCCGGGCAGCCGGGTCGTCGTGGTGGGGGCGGGCCCGGTCGGCCTGTTCCTCGCCGGGGAGCTCCGCCTGGGCGGCGCCGACGTCGTCGTCCTGGAACGGCTGCGCAGCCCCACCACGGAGTCCCGCGCCTCCACCCTGCACGCCCGTACGGCCGAGCTGTTCGACTGCCGGGGCCTGCTGGACGCGCTCGGCGATCCGCCACGGGAGCCGCGCGGCCACTTCGGCGGCGTCCCCATGGACCTGACCGTGCCCGGGCCGTACTCGGGGCAGTGGAAGGTGCCGCAGACCCGGACCGAGGAGCTGCTCCAGGACTGGGCCCGCGCCCTCGGCGCCGACGTCCGGCGCGGCTGGGAGGTCCGCGGACTCGACCAGTCGGACGCGCACGTGGAGCTGACGGTGGCGGCCCCGGACGGCGAACGGCGGCTGCGGGCGGCGTACGTAGTCGCCTGCGACGGCGAGGACAGCACCGTGCGCGCCCTGACCGGGGCGGCCTTCCCGGGCTCCCCGGCGGGCCGTGAGCTGCTGCGGGCCGACATCGCCGGCGTCGACATCCCGAACCGGCGCTTCGAACGCCGGGAGCACGGGCTGGCGATCGCCGCCAAGATGCCCGGCGGCACCACCCGGGTGATGGTGCACGCCTTCGGCCGGCCCGCCCGGCCGCGCACCGGACCGCCCGCGTTCACCGAGGTCGTCGACGTCTGGCGGCACGTGACCGGCGAGGACCTGGGCGCCGGGCGCCCGGTGTGGCTCAACGCGTTCGGCGACGCCAACCAGCAGCTGGAGCAGTACCGGCACGGCCGGGTGCTGTTCGCCGGGGACGCCGCCCACCGGCAGATGCCCAGCGGCGGCCAGGCGCTCAACCTCGGTCTGCAGGACGCCGCCAACCTCGGCTGGAAGCTCGCCGCCGTGGCCCGCGGCCGGGCCCCCGAGGCGCTGCTCGACACCTACCACGACGAGCGGCACGCCGTCGGACGCCGGGTGCTCGCCAACATCCGTGCCCAGGCGCTGCTGCTGCTCGGCGGGCCCGAGGTGGAACCGGCCCGCGCCCTGCTCGCCGAACTCATCGAGGCGGGCCCCACCCGGGACCACCTCGCCGCGATGATCACCGGGCTCGACATCCGCCACCCGGTGGGCGGCGGCACCCATCCGCTGCTCGGCGCCCGGCTGCCGCTCGGCACGCTCCCCGCACCGGACGGCCCGGTCGGGGTCGCCGAGGCGCTGCGGGACGGGCGCGGGCTGCTGCTGGTCGCCGACTCGGCCCGGGCGGAGCTGCGCTGGCTCGGCAAGATCTGGGCCGACCGCGTCACCCCGGTGGCCGTACGGGCCGGCGTGGACGCGCCGCTGCACGGCGCCGAGGGGCTGCTGGTCCGCCCGGACGGCCATGTCGCCTGGGCCGGCGCGGACCCGTGGGCGGCCACGGCGGCGATCCGGCACTGGTTCGGACGGCCTGACCCCGGGCTGTGA
- a CDS encoding aromatase/cyclase has protein sequence MTTTNATTREVAHEITVSAPADAVYRLIAEVENWPRIFPPTIHVDHLEKGAREERIRIWATANGAPKSWTSRRTLDPETRRITFRQEVSAPPVAAMGGAWVIEERPGGESLVRLLHDYRAVDDDPAGLAWIDEAVDRNSRSELAALKENVERAHATRELTFSFEDTVLIEGAAKDVYDFIDQADRWVDRLPHVARVRFEEPAPGLQVLEMDTRAKDGSTHTTKSYRVTFPHRAIAYKQVTLPALMTLHTGLWTFEEYPRGVAATSQHTVVLNPDNIQRILGPDATVEDAREYVQGALSTNSRATLGHARDHAEKSR, from the coding sequence GTGACCACGACGAACGCGACGACCCGCGAGGTGGCGCACGAGATCACCGTCTCGGCCCCCGCCGACGCCGTCTACCGGCTGATCGCGGAGGTGGAGAACTGGCCGCGGATCTTCCCGCCCACCATCCACGTCGACCACCTGGAGAAGGGCGCCCGCGAGGAGCGCATCCGGATCTGGGCGACCGCCAACGGCGCCCCCAAGAGCTGGACCTCGCGCCGCACCCTGGACCCGGAGACCCGCCGCATCACCTTCCGCCAGGAGGTCTCCGCGCCCCCCGTCGCCGCGATGGGCGGCGCCTGGGTCATCGAGGAGCGGCCCGGCGGCGAGTCGCTGGTGCGGCTGCTGCACGACTACCGGGCCGTCGACGACGACCCGGCGGGCCTGGCCTGGATCGACGAGGCCGTCGACCGCAACTCCCGCTCCGAGCTGGCCGCCCTGAAGGAGAACGTCGAACGGGCCCACGCCACCCGCGAGCTGACGTTCTCCTTCGAGGACACCGTGCTCATCGAGGGCGCGGCCAAGGACGTCTACGACTTCATCGACCAGGCCGACCGCTGGGTCGACCGGCTGCCGCACGTGGCCCGCGTCCGCTTCGAGGAGCCCGCGCCCGGCCTCCAGGTGCTGGAGATGGACACCCGGGCCAAGGACGGCTCGACGCACACCACCAAGTCGTACCGGGTGACGTTCCCGCACCGCGCGATCGCCTACAAGCAGGTGACCCTGCCGGCCCTGATGACCCTGCACACCGGCCTGTGGACGTTCGAGGAGTACCCGCGCGGGGTCGCCGCGACCTCCCAGCACACGGTCGTGCTCAACCCGGACAACATCCAGCGGATCCTCGGGCCCGACGCGACCGTGGAGGACGCCCGCGAGTACGTCCAGGGCGCGCTGAGCACCAACAGCCGGGCCACGCTGGGTCACGCCCGGGACCACGCGGAGAAGAGCCGCTGA